From one Acidobacteriota bacterium genomic stretch:
- the mce gene encoding methylmalonyl-CoA epimerase translates to MQDRPLNHVGVAVPNLEQACETYRTLYGATDITTPFDMPEQGVKVCFVNLPNSQIELIEPLNEASPIANFIKKNPSGGQHHVCFEVADINEAVTEMEKRGATVLGKPRIGAHGTMIIFVHPKNSNGVLIELMETPKGHH, encoded by the coding sequence ATTCAAGATCGGCCCCTGAACCATGTCGGCGTGGCCGTGCCCAACCTTGAGCAGGCCTGCGAAACCTACCGGACGCTCTACGGGGCAACAGACATCACGACGCCGTTCGACATGCCGGAACAAGGCGTGAAGGTCTGTTTCGTCAACCTGCCCAACAGCCAGATCGAACTGATCGAGCCGCTGAATGAAGCGTCGCCGATTGCCAATTTCATCAAGAAGAATCCGTCCGGCGGACAGCATCATGTCTGCTTCGAGGTGGCAGACATCAACGAGGCGGTGACCGAAATGGAGAAGCGCGGCGCGACCGTGCTCGGCAAGCCGCGTATCGGCGCGCACGGCACCATGATCATCTTCGTTCACCCGAAGAACTCCAACGGCGTGCTGATTGAGCTGATGGAAACACCCAAGGGTCACCACTGA
- a CDS encoding DUF1467 family protein, translating into MSVAGGIIVFVLAWWISFFAVLPIGVQGQWEDGSTIPGTEEAAPKYPMLKKKVLWASIAAAVITGLAALIIPRLLAY; encoded by the coding sequence ATGTCGGTAGCCGGGGGTATCATCGTATTCGTCCTGGCCTGGTGGATCAGCTTCTTCGCCGTCCTGCCCATAGGTGTGCAGGGCCAGTGGGAGGATGGCTCGACGATCCCCGGAACGGAGGAAGCCGCCCCGAAATACCCCATGCTGAAGAAGAAGGTGCTGTGGGCTTCGATCGCGGCGGCGGTGATCACTGGCCTTGCTGCGCTGATCATCCCGCGCCTGCTTGCCTACTAG
- a CDS encoding proline--tRNA ligase has product MRLSNYFLPVSKEAPADAAIVSHQLMLRTGMVRQNGAGVYSWLPLGYRVLKRIEQIVREEMNRAGAIEMLMPTLQQADLWRESGRYEAYGKEMLRIKDRHDREMLYGPTNEELITDVFRTYVKSYKQLPLNLYHQQWKFRDEVRPRFGVMRGREFLMKDAYSFDLTEEGARVAYRKMFCAYLNAFDRMGLTAIPMRADTGPIGGDLSHEFIILADTGESAVFCDRELLDMPAPGLDLDFSADLVPVVEQRTKYYAATEEMHDEAAFNALPEDRRVSARGIEVGHIFYFGTKYSAPMNAVVQGPDGQMVPVQMGSYGIGVSRLVGGIIEASHDSNGIIWPDAVAPFTVGIINMRAGDTACDAACTELYAQFDKAGIDALYDDTDDRAGAKFARMDLIGLPWQIVIGPKGLEKGLVELKRRKTGEKVEVTVEEAFRRITA; this is encoded by the coding sequence ATGCGTCTGTCGAACTACTTCTTGCCGGTTTCCAAGGAAGCGCCGGCGGACGCCGCAATCGTGTCGCACCAGCTGATGCTGCGCACGGGCATGGTGCGTCAGAATGGCGCCGGGGTCTATTCCTGGTTGCCGCTGGGCTACCGAGTGCTGAAGCGGATCGAGCAGATCGTGCGCGAGGAAATGAACCGGGCAGGCGCCATCGAGATGCTGATGCCGACGCTGCAGCAGGCCGATCTTTGGCGCGAGTCCGGCCGGTACGAGGCGTATGGCAAGGAAATGCTGCGCATCAAGGACCGGCATGACCGTGAGATGCTCTACGGCCCGACCAATGAAGAGCTCATCACCGACGTGTTCCGCACCTATGTGAAGAGCTACAAGCAGCTGCCGCTGAACCTCTATCACCAGCAATGGAAGTTCCGGGACGAGGTGCGCCCGCGCTTCGGCGTGATGCGAGGCCGCGAGTTCCTGATGAAGGATGCCTACTCGTTCGACCTGACGGAGGAGGGGGCGCGCGTTGCCTACCGCAAGATGTTCTGCGCCTATCTGAATGCGTTTGACCGGATGGGTCTGACGGCGATCCCGATGCGCGCCGATACCGGTCCGATCGGCGGCGACCTCAGCCATGAATTCATCATCCTGGCCGATACGGGCGAAAGCGCCGTTTTCTGCGACCGGGAGCTACTGGACATGCCGGCGCCCGGGCTCGACCTGGACTTCAGCGCTGACCTCGTGCCGGTGGTTGAGCAGCGCACCAAGTATTACGCCGCGACCGAAGAGATGCACGACGAGGCGGCGTTCAATGCGCTGCCGGAGGATCGCCGCGTCTCGGCGCGCGGGATCGAAGTCGGGCACATCTTCTATTTCGGCACCAAGTATTCGGCGCCCATGAACGCGGTGGTGCAGGGCCCGGACGGCCAAATGGTGCCCGTGCAGATGGGCAGCTACGGCATCGGCGTGTCGCGGCTCGTCGGTGGCATCATCGAAGCCAGCCATGACTCAAACGGGATCATCTGGCCTGATGCGGTTGCGCCGTTCACGGTTGGCATCATCAACATGCGAGCTGGTGATACGGCCTGCGATGCGGCGTGCACGGAGCTTTACGCACAGTTCGACAAGGCAGGCATCGACGCGCTTTATGACGACACCGATGACCGGGCCGGCGCCAAGTTTGCGCGCATGGACCTGATTGGCCTGCCTTGGCAGATCGTGATCGGACCCAAGGGACTGGAGAAGGGTCTCGTCGAACTGAAACGCCGGAAGACCGGTGAGAAGGTCGAGGTGACGGTCGAGGAAGCGTTCCGGAGGATCACTGCGTGA
- a CDS encoding ABC transporter permease, translated as MSNGGAKAAAPFGRLERTLAWRYLRARREHGGASLIAVISFVGIFFAVAALIITMSIMSGFRATLLDALLGGEPHIAAAVDGYPQEEAEAFAETIRTVPDVISVSPYIEQFVLLSANGVRTGGVVRAIPPADLKTMPIFKDGGATAIANGFGEGRNGGNIVMIGQYLAANLGLGVGDKVEIVTTQMRSGPVGQTPISKSYVVGDIFRTGSAQLDNVYVFMPMQQAQILFQSKGRYQYLDIRVKNPDLTEAAMQKVTDATGYSLMLRDWKTKNRTYLGALRTERVMVRLLVTIIMMIATLNIIVGVVMLVKNKTRDIAILRTIGLSRSGVLRVFLMVGTALGSLGALLGMVVGILFILNIGPIEALINMAIDGEVFPAEQYGLDHLPAILDWSDVLSTGAYALFMSMFVSMIPAIWASSQDPVKALRFE; from the coding sequence GTGAGCAATGGCGGCGCGAAGGCGGCTGCTCCTTTCGGCCGCCTCGAACGAACCCTCGCCTGGCGCTACCTGCGCGCGCGCCGTGAACATGGCGGTGCCAGCCTGATCGCTGTGATTTCGTTCGTCGGCATCTTCTTTGCCGTGGCAGCGCTCATCATCACCATGTCGATCATGAGCGGGTTCCGGGCCACCTTGCTGGATGCGTTGCTTGGCGGTGAGCCGCATATCGCCGCTGCGGTTGACGGATATCCGCAGGAAGAGGCGGAAGCCTTTGCCGAGACGATCCGGACGGTCCCGGACGTGATCAGCGTTTCACCGTACATCGAGCAGTTCGTGCTGCTCTCGGCCAACGGTGTGCGCACTGGCGGCGTGGTGCGCGCGATTCCGCCGGCCGACCTGAAGACCATGCCGATCTTCAAGGACGGCGGCGCCACAGCCATCGCAAACGGCTTCGGCGAAGGGCGCAATGGCGGCAACATCGTGATGATCGGCCAGTACCTTGCGGCCAATCTCGGTCTGGGGGTGGGCGACAAGGTCGAGATTGTCACCACGCAGATGCGGTCCGGTCCGGTCGGCCAGACGCCGATCAGCAAGTCTTATGTTGTCGGGGATATCTTCCGTACCGGGAGCGCCCAACTCGACAACGTCTACGTGTTCATGCCCATGCAGCAGGCCCAGATCCTGTTCCAGTCCAAGGGCCGGTACCAATATCTCGACATCCGTGTGAAGAACCCGGACCTGACAGAAGCAGCAATGCAGAAGGTGACGGATGCGACCGGCTACAGCCTCATGTTGCGCGACTGGAAAACCAAGAACCGCACCTATCTCGGCGCGCTGCGTACCGAGCGCGTCATGGTGCGCCTCCTTGTGACCATCATCATGATGATCGCCACGCTCAACATCATCGTCGGTGTCGTGATGCTGGTGAAGAACAAGACGCGCGATATTGCGATCCTCCGGACGATCGGGCTCAGCCGTTCGGGCGTGCTGCGGGTGTTCCTGATGGTTGGCACGGCTCTCGGGTCGCTTGGCGCGCTGCTGGGCATGGTCGTCGGCATATTGTTCATCCTGAACATCGGGCCGATCGAAGCACTGATCAACATGGCCATCGACGGTGAAGTCTTCCCGGCGGAACAGTACGGCCTCGACCACCTGCCGGCGATCCTGGACTGGAGCGATGTGCTCAGTACGGGCGCCTATGCGCTGTTCATGTCGATGTTCGTATCGATGATCCCGGCCATCTGGGCGTCTTCCCAGGATCCGGTTAAAGCCCTGAGGTTCGAATGA
- a CDS encoding ABC transporter ATP-binding protein: protein MSTVPVLELKAIERTYKTSAGALPVLRGTDLRIAPGELVGLVGPSGSGKSTLLHTAGLLERPEGGDVLLDGVDCLELNENGRTAIRRKKIGFVYQFHHLLPEFNAIDNVAMPLMIAGLSRKAARERAASLLDDMGLAERLYHQPGQLSGGEQQRVAIARALANDPRLVIADEPTGNLDPATTERVFATLIKMVREEGAGVLVATHNLALTRHMDRVLTLQDGKLVDFTE from the coding sequence ATGAGCACGGTGCCAGTCCTCGAACTCAAGGCGATCGAGCGCACCTACAAGACCAGTGCGGGGGCGCTGCCTGTGCTGCGCGGCACGGACCTGCGCATTGCGCCCGGCGAGCTGGTCGGTCTCGTGGGGCCTTCGGGCTCGGGCAAGTCGACTTTGTTGCACACCGCGGGACTGCTGGAACGGCCGGAGGGCGGCGACGTGCTGCTCGACGGGGTGGACTGTCTCGAGCTGAACGAAAACGGCCGTACGGCCATCCGCCGGAAGAAGATCGGCTTCGTCTACCAGTTCCACCACCTGCTGCCGGAGTTCAATGCCATCGACAACGTCGCTATGCCGTTGATGATCGCCGGTCTGAGCCGAAAAGCGGCGCGGGAGCGGGCGGCGTCCCTGCTCGACGACATGGGCCTTGCCGAACGCCTCTATCATCAGCCGGGCCAACTTTCAGGTGGCGAGCAGCAGCGTGTCGCTATCGCGCGGGCACTTGCCAACGATCCGCGCCTTGTGATCGCCGATGAACCGACCGGAAACCTCGATCCGGCCACCACCGAACGGGTTTTCGCCACGCTGATCAAGATGGTGCGTGAAGAGGGGGCCGGCGTGCTGGTGGCGACGCACAACCTCGCCTTGACGCGCCACATGGACCGTGTCCTGACGCTTCAGGACGGCAAGCTGGTGGATTTCACAGAGTAA